From Quercus lobata isolate SW786 chromosome 11, ValleyOak3.0 Primary Assembly, whole genome shotgun sequence:
TATGTCAAGAGGTAAAGAATAGAAGCACTTGATATGAGTTTCTtaggttctaaaattttattattattatatatacagCCAATAGCAACATAGGAAAaggcataaaaaaaaagggcacaATCCATTTGAGATTTTCTCTTGCAAACCCCTAGATGGGATATTTGTTGATTTCGGCACCGAAAAGTTTTTTCCTAGAAGTGAAAACAAACATAACCTACAATGTATCTTTGACTAAGTATTTAGAATGCACTTTGTCAGAATATAAAACGCTTCAAATAAGGTAAACAATTAAGAATGGGGAGGAGGAAACCGAAATGGACCTTGCATGAGAGTGAACAGAAGTGGAATGGCTCTTGGAGAATCCTGTCACAAGTCAAGCATATGTTGGCAGAGCCTTTGCAAGACCTAGACTGTGGCCTCTGATTCAAGAATATCACCTTGGCACTATTTATAGTATAGGGCTGCCAAACAAGGAAGAAATCAACATCATCATgttattctaaaaataaaatcacattattaaaattttattatattactgAATTTCTAAAACACACTTGCTCATTCAATTTAGAAAAACCTGAATAAAAGAGCAGTCAATGAGCTTTTCAAGATCTCCCAATCGAACTACATCATGGTAAACATATCGTCTCACCTGTCACATGGAATCATATTTAACAACAATGAGATCATGTTAGAGCTACTAAATTTAGTCACATTGAAGTGCGTGATtgtattagaataatattagaaatttaaattcataatttcttaACCATTTAAATATTTGgaataattgataatttattaattatagtGAGTTTGGTTTAGCTTCTAAATTCTATCAAACGCattaaattatgttttgaaattgcaaacataattttttgcccAAAACATAATAACCAAACGGGTACTAATTAAGTAATTGTAGACAGAGACTATAGTGAGTGACCCAGTCAATAATTATCAAGTGCATAGCAATATATAGCACAGTCCATCtaaattaagttaaaaaaagaaaaagaaaaaagtttaattaaaattatgcTAGAGAatctagctagctagctagggGGATCTGAAATTTTTAGGTGGAAAGGTAGGCAGCCAACCATTCTTAAGGAAAAATGAATGAAGTGAGTACGGTGAATACATTATGGAAGTGGGGTTcttaaagaaaatgacaaataataaaatgaaatgcgAAAAATGGGGTCAAACTTTCGCTTTCATTGAAAGCAACAGCTGAGGGAACtttgcaggaaaaaaaaaaaagaaatcttccATATATAGGAAAGAAACCAAATCCAGAAAGTGGGAATCATGGAAGACATGGTGAACCATTTCTAGAATACTTTCTACATTAGAAAAACACAGTAAATTGAACAGCACAAAATGTATCAGACAATCTTGGATGGATCACAAGAATTAgcaaaaaatacaattaaaagaaatataaacagtcaagaattttttttttattagagataaAATATTGAATCTAATTTAGTATATGAACAACGGAGGAACATCTCATCACAGTGTgtatattttgattaaaaaaaaaaaaacagtagcaaggaatttaagagaatctatCAAGGAATTCTGGAAGAATTGTGGGTTCCTTAAAGAAAGGTTATTGCATGAtagaaattgaataaaaaatggagaaccttacaattttaaatgcattaaaataacaaaaaatcttctaaaaaatgtgtgtttttatttttattttttcccttttcttttattttctttatgaaTACCAAATTACcaactaaaatataaattacaacATTTCAGGATAAGGGTAGGCATGAACTGCAAAGACAAAAGGtcaaagaagaagacaacaaaAGTATGAAAAGGAGAAAAACGAGGAAATCTGATTGTACCATCTGAAAATTTAGACAAAAATGAGAAGAATTCATGAGAAATGAAAGgttcataaagaaattgtggCAATTCTCTCAGAAATAATTAAGATCACCATATAACTAGATCAAGGTTGAGATTAGAGAGCCACTCAGAACCATGTACAACTGAAAATTAAGCAGCTTTTTTTGTTTCCCTTGGATTAATCAAAATGAATTTACTTACACAGattcttttttccttcccaAACAATCAAAAAGAATCATAAGAAGTTTTTGTATACTCAGTACATAATTGCACTTGAATTTCATTCCTAAacaatttaagagcaatagaactgttaaaaaaaaggaaagagaaagacaaGAACTTGTGTAACAAAACACGCTTAAAAACAGCTCAGATACTCAAAGACAAGAACAAAAATGGTTTCAAGAACATGAAATCAGTCACTTTGGGTTGAAATTAAGTAACTTTTATGAAGAATTTGAACATATATTGTAAATTATATACTCAATTGGTTAAAATTAATATAGTAGTAGTACCTGGAGAAGAGGGTGAGAAGCATGAGAAGGTAGGCAGTGAGGGCAAATACTAAGGCAACAGTTCAAGCAAAAAACGTTCTTCTCGTTCTTCCTTCGATTTTCATGGACCCCACAGCCACCAAAGAATGTCTCAGCCATTAGACCTTCTAGCCATGCAGGTTTCATATTCATGTTCATGTTCATGTTGTTCACTCCTACTACTACTTCCATTTCTGAAGAGTATGATTCTCTAACAAtatctctcatttttaatttctctccAAGAAAATTGTCTAagagtactgtaaataaaaagGCCTAAAAGGGTGGtcagctattttttttttttttttttttgggttttgtttttgttttgggttctCTCAAGTGCTTTTGGAAAAACCTACAAttacaaaagattttttttttctactactACTCTTTTTATAGCTGAGGAGGTTCCAGAATTCTTGTCGTTTCCAGACTTGAAaagctacattttttttaaggggagagagagagagagagagagagagagagagaggattggGTGATGAGGTGTAATTGAGAGTGGTCTTAATGGCGGGAATACAGTTGATCCatctgtactttttttttccttctttctcctGCATTTTACcaattttcttttgcttctcAGTAATTTGAGCACCCTCAAATCACTATGTTTCACATTGAGCACCCAACTTATACTCCTTCTCCAATATACCCCTCttctatttcaattttgttttgttttttgttttactctctttaatcaataaaagaaagaaaaaaaagataaaattaaaggaGAAGCCATTTCCTAACTTCAAATCattcaaaacataattttagAGTATCTCCAGTAaattcatcaaaattttatactttttggagaatgaacagtgatttttactttttatttatccacatttttaaatatactttccaacagattctctatctcatttaaatattatttttttatttattatttattatttttttaacaactacacatcttccaacatttttttattcaacaccttgattattataatagaaaaaaaaatttaaagaatgaacagtagcccatcagacttaatgagctactattcatgagccaaaattatttttgggtaTAGAGAATCCATTGGAGTGGCTTTTTTTGTCTCATTCTCTATTATAGAGAATATTTTGCTTTTGCATAGaccattggagatgctctaactCTTACATATCATCTTAAGCTTTTAATACAATTAGTGATTTATCATAATTATGTTAATCTTGTAACACTAAAATCATTTGGTTTATATGATACTTTCTCGCTCTCCTGAATGGGAAGAATGTGTTTAAACAATCGTAAACCTAGCACCttgagattgaaaaaaaaaaaaaaatttaaaattgtggTTCGAACTAAGAACCTATATATCCCACGCACCAAAACCCTTGCCATTGACCAATTTGTAgttgtttcttcttttattatttaaacttaACTGTAATCCATAAagtatcaaataaaaaaattttcaattgtaaaaaatattcatCATTAGATCATCTACACCTGGGTTACCAACTTCCATTTACAGTAAAGAagaaattgtgtataaaaaggTACTAGTTGATCTATTTTGACTCATTAATTGTAAAATGGGTACATTCACCAATCTACAGTTTTATCATATTAGAAATTGTCACTCATAATTATGACTTTacatttgtgacaaaaaaaaaaaaaaaattaggtccATGTTTTAGAGATTGAAAGTTTCTAATGCTCCTTTTCCAcaggtatatatatatcaaaaaggTTTAATCTGTTGCCGAGAATCAAAAACATTAATCTAATGATTCTTGGCTTCCCCTCCTTTATTGTGGTTGAAAAACATTAAATATCTTGTCATATACAACTATTAACCTCCTCAaccaatataattaattaacatatttttaaacaataaatagAGAATATATGATCAACTTTTTTCAAGgtgtgtgtacatatatatGTCTTGTCAGCTAAATAACACAACTTtgaaatcaaaatgaaaatatttaaaatttaaaaaaaaaaattcatgctgAAAGCAAATTATCTCGATATCTGCCTTATAACATTGGAGCAATAGATCATTTAAAAATTGCCCATAACATTAGTTCTCCAATTTAATCAACTAAACCTAGGAGTGCCCAAATTATGCACTCTATATTGAGAAGACGTACACTTTTTTGAGTATTTATTCTTAACAAATATTGTTGTAAACTTGGTTGGTTTGTCTGTTTTAGCTATAGGTACAGCAGCACTACCTCGGTTTAGAAAACTTGGCATATGACCCAGAGGTCCTTTACTTGTATGTATGCATACTTGTCTGTCCtcttctttaatatttttatttgagacCTAAAGATTTATACTTGGTCTGTCTTTAATAGTGTTTTAAATTCATCGaattactaaaataaatattatgtatgTATTGGATGAATCAAAATACCTAATTGTAGTCATGTTGTCTACTAATTTTGGGAGGTGTGTCCAATTTGGAATTACCAAAATAGTCTTAATCCTGATACATTTACTGATTAAGCTTAGCAGCAGAAATTCGGGTAGAGGATCTAGTTAAAGGAACAACATCCTTTTAATTCATTGAAGGATTAACTTTACAAAATATGTCTTAAGAGCTCAATTGTATGATTACCAAtgttattttgtaaatttaatatGAACATCTTTAAAATTTGTGTGGtgttataaattatatatggcTCCATATAATTATAAACTCAACGCAATTCTGAAACACAACCCCCTCTCCCCccatagaaaaagaaaaaaagaaaaaggagaagtGACTACAATTATACATCCCATAACTTTtgcaaaattcaagaaaaaaatttcaaaattttgattgttttgatAGGCATGTTGTTTTCAAAAGAATAACAGACACAAAGATTCAAATGATATAAGATCCAAGTTTAAgtccattaaaaaaagaagaagaccagATTAGTAGGCTATTAATTACATGTTTGGAATTTTGATTGTCAATTAAAGATCAAACAAGCAACAAATGGAATGCCTGCAAGTTCACTGACTTTGTAAAAGAATATTTGTGTAAAATTTGAGGGAGTTGCACGTGGAATACATCGTGCAACTAGCTTTCCCAAATATTCTCCaaggaaaaattcaaaataatttaaaaaataagaaaattcatgtttatagaattgaattattttttgaataacataacttaaaaatattatgtttctTAGGGCTAGCCTGAAACAATTTGAAGCCTAAGACATTGATTTTAAgtgcggtttttttttttttaaaatatttttttagttaaattttattttataatttctttaaattcATTCTTCTTGTCTTTTGAAATGCCAAATTactaattatgtttttaaatttaagattCTCTAATGTATACTTTTCAACTGATGATATGACTAATTTACTTAATCTTTTTGCAatataatagatttttattagaattttatcaattttagtttagaaaaagtacttttttaaaaaagcaatTGTAACCACTAACAAGTATTgtctataaaatttataatacatacatttgaaaaagaatttagttattttatattatcaagAATTGTTATATTACACGATTGAGTATTcttatcattattttcattgttATCTTTTTGTTGCATAttccatatctctctctctcctaaatttttatattactaATAACAGTTTTATTAAGAGATTCTAGGTGGGATTCAATTAACCTTTAtattcttctccttttttttttcttaagtttttcatatctaGATTGATATTTctagtatatatttattattaaaataaatactatttacaacaaaaaattatataataaccaaaacaaaataaatttaaagcaaataatataatctaattCATCAAAGGCACTAACAACATAATCCTCAAACAATCTCAATTTGCCAAATTAAAGACAAATTCAATACATAACTTGATGAATTAACATCAACAACAAATATCATGATTTGGAGTGTGGCCATGTGAGAAAGTAGATGGTTAATATTGACAATATACTATGTAGGAGAGaggtttataaaaaattaaaaattttcaaatggttATTGAAAATTGATCAACAATGACAATTCGGTACATtcacataattttatttttgttaaacaatTTAGAATTTCAACTaagttgaatttttattattgaaatttttttgaggtCTTGTTGAAGTGAAATGGTTCACCATGTTTTCTTGTTCTAAAAAAATACcagtaattaattaaaaaaaattggggccTATTTCTTATTGGGGCCTTTTGCAATGGCCTAAGTGGCCTTGCCCAACCATAAAATATCAAGACACAACTAAATCTGTTTCTTCTTATATTAATCTTGAGAAGAACACTTTTCTAGAGCTTTGGTTTATTTACTAATGAAATATTCATTCTTGTGAAATGATCATTGATCCTCTAATTGGTACTCTATTGTTGTGAAATGATCATTTTAGCGGATTAGATCCATTAATGTTGTGGGGGTTCGAGGACCGAGGAGGATCAGACCGAGGAATAACTTGCATAGCCCAGGCTCGAAGGGATAAGTAGCTCCAAGGATTTCGCCCACCCGAGGATGGAAATAGAATTAGGACAATTAGTATCTTATGAAGTTCGAGGGAGAGGAGAAAGGACAATAATGGGAATAAAGATGGAGGGAGGAAGTTTCTTGAAGGATATACCTCTCACATCCATATTCAATGACCTACACTAACTTTATCAGCTGTATTAATgtggaaatgacccctgaacagtaacTCCATAGCTAGCTACCCTTTCTACCACCTTCAGCAGAGtcttgatgggacaaatatcctGAGAAATGCCACTTGACGTACAAGTGGAGGGTTGAGATGCCTTGAAAGGGGatataaaaggaagggaacccCCCAGAAGATAGGGGGATGATGAATCTTGAAAAAGCCCTTAGAGcataaaaaagaattatgagTATTTTGATGTAAACCTGAACTATATTTAATACAAATAATTGACCCTCAGACTTGCTCAAGGTAGACTTTATTCCCAATTGTTGTTTCATTCataacaatctgttacttaGGCTCCACGACCTTAAGCTTGGACTTCGTTTAGAATTGCACCTAGACTTGATTTTTCCTCTCTCTACAAATTCTATTGTTTGGGCTTGATCAGGATGACAAGGTACCATTGATCTAAGTGAGCTTGGACCTTTATTTTTTGAGTCCTTACAAATGTATTTATAATCAATGTTATAAATATCATTCCAACAACCATGTTTAATTGatcaaaagaaacaacatattttgaaattggtGTGTTGCCAATCCATATTATCatcataaaaagaaatatattttatataattttaatgcataataaataaattaaattattaaaagttCTTAATATCGAcattaataagaaaaaactCACCAACATAAAGTGTCATTTATTCATTACTTACCAACCCAAGCTCCAACCTTAAGGTTTAGCTTTGACAGGTGTCTCATTCTCAACCTCGGCCCTAAGGACAAGAGTTGAATTAGGTACGCATTGGAGTGGGTTCTAGAAGGTTCAAGAGTTTGAGTATGTGTAAGGTTCTTTAGGGTTTGAGTAGTGTTAGGATTACATGGGACTTTGAGGTGAAAAAGGTTAAGTTTGACTACTTCAAGAGAGTTACTACCttcataagagagagagagagagtgatttgctcttgataattgttttttttatcatcagaccaaaataccaattggtttttggtatagTTGGAGATCAAgtcctagatctcttattcgatAACAAAACATTTTACTAATAAAACTAACTTGAACCCATAGACAAATGGGAGTTAGTAGGACTTGTTTGTGGTCTATggaataataatgaaaaaaatgagtaattaatataatatagttaAATCCAAACtcataaacttatatttttggtttaaatggttttcttatattttatatcaactATTCAATTGAAGTCTACTTGAAGTATTATTTGCCTAACATGCATCTATATCCTTATGAGTAAATATTTGTTACAATTTTGCCCTCTTTAAATACTTGTACATGATATGCTTGAATGAATTTGGGTAAGTCACAGACAAATTTACCAATTTGACCGTTCAGACGTCCGATTGggttaaacattttttttttccgattAGAAGTTTGAATGGTCTTGgctgttttttggtttttgtttttgtttttgttttttgtttttttttttttttttttaaattaatttttatttgggttgtTCCCTTCTGATTGAACTTTGGGCTTTGTTTGGACTGCTAACATCTAAAGTAGTACAAGGGTCGGCCGATGGTCTAAGAAGCATTGGGGAGACAAGAACGTATTTAACCACAGGTATGACGACATGTTCCATGAAAGTGACTACACATTGCTTTCGAATCCTTGAAAGGTTTTTTTGTTACTAATTGCATTGAATGCAATCAAAATCATAGCTCTTCCTTTTCTCAAAAAGGAGGAAGTTCGGATCAATCTCAAATTGTGAGAAAGTGACTACACATGCATTCAGTTTACCACAAAATAAATTTACTGTTTTCCTTTTGTGTAATTCACTGTTTAGCCCAAATAGTCTACGATCTAGGCTTGGGCCAGATCAAAGC
This genomic window contains:
- the LOC115969217 gene encoding uncharacterized protein LOC115969217 — translated: MRDIVRESYSSEMEVVVGVNNMNMNMNMKPAWLEGLMAETFFGGCGVHENRRKNEKNVFCLNCCLSICPHCLPSHASHPLLQVRRYVYHDVVRLGDLEKLIDCSFIQPYTINSAKVIFLNQRPQSRSCKGSANICLTCDRILQEPFHFCSLSCKVDHMVYQGDDLSGILHKFDESDFAISQFEGLRMDGSEIIDDDGQITTTSIVLEEPLQYRGSSCSNEATSNSVISCEPEVVKKKKKGRGFLPGLVLNLSSRRKGAPQRAPLS